Proteins found in one Vallitalea guaymasensis genomic segment:
- the rsmA gene encoding 16S rRNA (adenine(1518)-N(6)/adenine(1519)-N(6))-dimethyltransferase RsmA codes for MTEPIASPKKTIEIIKKYDFAFQKKFGQNFLIDSHVLNKIITSSNITKEDVVIEIGPGIGSLTQQLAENAKQVIAVEIDKKLIPILEDTLSDYNNITIINEDILKVDIVKLVEEKNDNKPIKVVANLPYYITTPIIMGLFESNVPVDSITVMVQKEVADRMKAKPGTKDYGALSLAVGYYSEPYIVANVPPNCFMPRPKIGSAVIKLTKHKQPPVDVEDAKLLFKIIRASFNQRRKTLINGLYNNLDGMFDKDQLKQAIENIGLKLNVRGETLSLEEFSNLANELYKLIK; via the coding sequence ATTACAGAACCAATTGCTTCTCCTAAAAAAACCATAGAAATAATAAAAAAATATGACTTTGCATTTCAGAAAAAATTTGGACAGAACTTTCTGATAGATTCTCATGTACTTAATAAAATTATTACATCTTCAAATATAACCAAAGAAGATGTAGTAATAGAAATTGGTCCAGGTATAGGAAGCCTTACTCAACAATTAGCTGAAAATGCAAAACAGGTAATAGCTGTAGAAATTGATAAAAAACTTATACCTATACTAGAAGATACTTTAAGTGACTATAATAATATTACAATCATCAATGAAGATATCTTGAAAGTGGATATAGTAAAACTGGTAGAAGAAAAAAATGATAATAAACCAATAAAAGTCGTTGCCAATCTTCCATATTACATCACAACTCCTATAATAATGGGATTGTTTGAAAGTAATGTTCCAGTGGATAGTATTACAGTAATGGTACAAAAAGAAGTGGCAGACAGAATGAAAGCAAAACCTGGGACTAAAGATTATGGAGCACTATCTTTAGCTGTAGGGTATTATAGCGAACCTTATATTGTTGCCAATGTACCACCTAACTGTTTTATGCCAAGACCCAAAATTGGTTCTGCTGTAATCAAGCTAACAAAACATAAACAACCTCCAGTAGATGTTGAGGATGCCAAATTGTTGTTCAAGATCATTAGAGCATCTTTTAATCAAAGAAGAAAAACTCTTATTAATGGACTATATAATAACTTAGATGGTATGTTTGACAAAGATCAATTAAAACAGGCTATAGAAAATATCGGATTAAAACTTAATGTAAGAGGGGAAACTCTCAGCCTAGAGGAATTTTCTAATTTAGCAAACGAATTATACAAGCTAATTAAATAA
- a CDS encoding DUF885 domain-containing protein produces the protein MGKINFKKKTIVSILSTFLLISLILQGCTKKPNDDITYIPDLPSEKQITKNIKIDDSSRFDTFLDNMFKEYITSSPLEMSMLISSPQEFGLQDTSDKLDDFSDEALKAQYDNLRDNLKTLNTFNIAGLTKDQQLSYKIIKYYLELNIEGEEYVDYSYNIKHTLGFHIGIPLTLSQIPIKNKADADNFIARLKQFPTSIAELMKGEQAKAQKGYIQPEYISNKVIDQCKAFMTPPEENFLYLAFCDYVNQSTEISDSDKESLKAECLKTINDYVYPAYTNLIEELEKIKSQTIITSGVYTFPKGREYYAHLIKSNTGTNITPEDLFEWANDSFIESSKGIQSILEKYPDLTEIDDLQPKPFNNFEELYQKCKELTNKNFYDYHIPKINSKTIPNYLEKDLPSAFYLPVSIDLKKYGNMFLQTSAYNNLNINDFLVVCHEGIPGHHFQFSIAYQQENIPNIRKAIDFTCFSEGWASYIEGLAFGFIDYGNPQINQLMIYNLDASYALLTLVDLYIHYYGASREEVINTYSLYFGEQMESIVDRAIANPGETLHYAYGRYFINNLKEKALEALGDDFDIKEFHDVILINGEIPLYLLEENVSEYINKKSKS, from the coding sequence ATGGGCAAAATTAATTTCAAAAAGAAGACTATAGTCAGTATCTTGAGTACTTTTTTATTGATTTCACTAATTCTTCAAGGTTGTACTAAAAAACCTAATGATGATATAACATATATACCTGACTTACCATCTGAAAAACAGATTACAAAAAATATTAAAATAGATGATAGCAGCAGGTTTGATACATTTCTTGATAATATGTTTAAAGAGTATATTACATCTTCACCACTGGAAATGTCTATGCTTATATCTTCTCCACAGGAATTTGGATTACAAGATACTTCTGATAAATTGGATGATTTCAGTGATGAAGCATTAAAAGCACAATATGATAATCTTCGTGATAATCTAAAAACCTTGAACACCTTCAATATCGCTGGATTAACTAAGGACCAACAGCTTTCTTATAAGATAATTAAATATTATTTGGAACTTAATATTGAAGGTGAGGAATATGTTGATTATTCCTATAATATTAAGCATACATTAGGTTTTCATATTGGTATACCACTTACTTTGTCCCAGATTCCTATTAAGAACAAAGCTGACGCTGATAATTTTATAGCACGTCTGAAACAATTTCCAACCTCAATAGCTGAGCTTATGAAAGGTGAACAGGCTAAAGCACAAAAAGGTTATATACAGCCCGAATACATTTCTAATAAAGTTATTGACCAATGCAAAGCTTTTATGACACCACCCGAAGAAAATTTTTTATATTTGGCTTTTTGTGATTATGTTAACCAGTCAACTGAAATATCAGATTCTGATAAAGAATCTCTCAAAGCTGAATGTTTAAAAACAATAAATGATTATGTTTATCCTGCATATACCAATCTAATCGAGGAACTAGAAAAGATTAAGTCCCAGACAATAATTACTTCTGGTGTTTATACTTTTCCAAAGGGTAGAGAGTATTATGCACATCTAATAAAATCTAATACAGGAACTAATATTACACCTGAAGACCTATTTGAGTGGGCTAATGACTCATTTATTGAATCATCAAAAGGAATACAATCCATACTTGAAAAATACCCTGACCTTACTGAAATAGATGATTTACAGCCTAAGCCCTTTAATAACTTTGAAGAGTTATACCAAAAATGCAAGGAACTAACCAATAAGAATTTTTATGATTATCATATTCCAAAAATCAATAGTAAAACTATCCCTAACTACTTAGAAAAAGACTTACCAAGTGCATTCTATCTACCTGTTAGTATTGATCTTAAAAAATACGGAAACATGTTTTTACAGACTTCTGCTTATAACAACCTTAACATCAATGATTTTCTTGTTGTTTGCCATGAGGGAATCCCTGGACATCATTTTCAGTTTTCTATCGCATATCAACAAGAAAATATACCTAACATAAGAAAAGCTATTGATTTCACTTGTTTTTCTGAAGGGTGGGCTTCTTATATTGAAGGTTTGGCTTTTGGTTTTATTGATTATGGTAACCCTCAGATAAATCAGTTGATGATATATAATCTTGATGCGTCATATGCACTTTTAACCTTGGTGGATCTATATATACATTACTATGGAGCTTCTAGAGAAGAGGTTATCAACACTTACTCTTTGTATTTTGGCGAACAAATGGAATCCATAGTAGATAGAGCCATTGCTAATCCTGGTGAAACCTTACATTATGCATATGGTAGGTATTTTATTAATAATCTAAAAGAAAAAGCTCTAGAAGCCCTTGGTGATGATTTTGACATAAAAGAATTCCATGATGTCATATTAATAAATGGTGAAATTCCACTTTATCTTTTAGAGGAAAATGTGTCCGAATATATCAATAAAAAATCTAAAAGCTAA
- a CDS encoding TatD family hydrolase, with product MIFESHAHYDDEKFDIDRDDLLERLPDEGVEYIINVAANIDSAYKCVELAKKYDYIYAAVGVHPDDVENMKKEDLKTIKELSDYDKVVAVGEIGLDYYYENSSKELQKLWFSEQIETAKELQLPIIVHSRDAAKDTMDIIKSTDAKQIGGVIHCYSGSSELAREYVKMGFYIGVGGVVTFKNANKLKEVVKEISIDNILIETDSPYLAPVPNRGKRNDSSNLKYVIQQIAELKNMSYEEILKSTYENAKKLFRIK from the coding sequence ATGATATTTGAAAGTCATGCACATTATGATGATGAGAAATTTGATATTGATAGAGATGATTTATTGGAGCGTCTGCCAGATGAAGGTGTAGAATATATAATCAATGTTGCAGCCAATATTGATTCAGCTTACAAATGTGTTGAATTAGCAAAAAAATATGATTATATATATGCTGCTGTAGGTGTTCATCCAGATGATGTAGAAAATATGAAAAAAGAAGATCTGAAGACCATAAAAGAGTTATCAGATTATGATAAAGTTGTAGCTGTTGGAGAAATAGGGCTTGATTATTATTATGAAAATTCTTCAAAAGAGCTTCAGAAGTTGTGGTTCAGTGAGCAGATAGAAACAGCAAAAGAATTACAATTACCTATAATAGTACACAGCAGAGACGCGGCAAAAGATACAATGGATATAATTAAATCAACTGATGCAAAACAAATTGGTGGAGTAATACATTGTTACTCAGGAAGTAGCGAATTAGCACGGGAATATGTTAAAATGGGATTTTATATTGGTGTTGGCGGTGTTGTTACTTTTAAGAACGCTAATAAGTTAAAAGAAGTAGTAAAAGAAATTTCTATTGATAACATTTTAATAGAAACCGATTCACCATATCTAGCACCAGTACCTAATAGAGGTAAAAGAAATGATTCCAGCAATCTAAAATATGTTATCCAACAAATTGCAGAGTTAAAAAATATGTCTTACGAGGAAATATTAAAAAGTACTTATGAAAATGCAAAAAAACTATTTAGAATAAAATAG
- a CDS encoding glucose-6-phosphate isomerase, whose translation MKSICLDYSNVDKYINNQELQRKIEDNKQLLETCMKSKATDSDSMGWINTYHSNDEDMLKKIEDKAAEIRENADVFILIGVGGSNQGARAVIKAMGDSKVDILYAGNNLSPAYLNNMMDKIKNKSVYVNVIAKNFATLEPGITFRVLRQYLEKTYGEQEAAKRIIATGSLNGSSLEKLGKMKGYTLLPFPLDVGGRFSVLTPVGLLPIAVSGVDIRQLLFGASEMEKSIHTASLNNNDVINYALIRNILLEKGYNIEILGIFEPLMEYFNKWWVQLFGESEGKIGKGIYPSSCSFSEDLHSLGQYIQDGQKILFETFINIEDMESSYPIPLENEDIDEFNYLNGKDFSFLNKSAYDATVKAHYEGGVPVLVLNVPKLTPYYMGQLFYFFEFGCYLSATILGVNPFNQPGVEAYKTNMFKTLKA comes from the coding sequence ATGAAATCAATATGTTTAGATTATTCCAATGTAGATAAATATATAAACAATCAAGAACTACAAAGAAAAATTGAAGATAACAAACAATTGCTAGAAACTTGTATGAAATCAAAAGCAACAGATTCTGACTCCATGGGATGGATTAATACCTATCACTCCAATGACGAAGATATGTTAAAGAAAATAGAAGACAAAGCAGCAGAAATTAGAGAAAATGCAGATGTTTTTATACTAATAGGTGTAGGCGGTTCCAATCAAGGAGCTAGAGCAGTCATAAAAGCCATGGGAGACAGCAAAGTAGATATCCTATACGCAGGCAATAACCTATCACCAGCATACCTTAATAACATGATGGATAAAATAAAAAACAAATCCGTCTACGTTAATGTAATAGCCAAGAATTTTGCTACACTAGAACCTGGAATCACATTTAGAGTACTTAGACAATATCTAGAAAAAACATACGGTGAACAAGAAGCCGCCAAAAGAATAATAGCTACAGGCTCATTGAATGGCAGTTCACTAGAAAAACTAGGAAAGATGAAAGGATATACTCTACTTCCTTTCCCTCTTGACGTGGGAGGAAGATTCTCAGTCCTAACCCCCGTAGGTCTCCTTCCCATAGCAGTATCAGGTGTAGATATAAGACAACTCCTATTTGGCGCAAGCGAAATGGAAAAATCAATCCACACTGCAAGCCTTAATAACAATGACGTAATCAACTATGCCCTAATAAGAAATATACTCCTTGAAAAAGGATACAACATTGAGATATTAGGGATATTTGAACCATTAATGGAATACTTCAACAAATGGTGGGTACAATTATTCGGTGAGAGTGAAGGAAAAATCGGAAAAGGTATCTATCCATCATCATGCTCATTCTCAGAAGACCTCCATTCACTTGGACAATACATTCAAGATGGACAAAAAATACTATTTGAAACATTTATAAACATAGAAGATATGGAATCAAGTTATCCTATCCCCCTTGAAAATGAGGACATAGATGAATTCAATTATCTAAACGGTAAGGACTTCAGCTTCCTCAACAAGAGTGCATATGATGCTACAGTCAAAGCTCACTACGAAGGTGGAGTTCCTGTTTTAGTACTGAATGTACCTAAGCTAACACCTTACTATATGGGTCAACTATTCTATTTCTTTGAATTCGGGTGTTATTTGTCAGCTACTATATTAGGGGTCAATCCTTTCAATCAGCCGGGTGTAGAAGCTTATAAGACTAATATGTTTAAGACTTTGAAGGCTTAA
- a CDS encoding class II fructose-bisphosphate aldolase, with the protein MPIVPLRPLLEASNKYKFAHGAFNVNAVAQAEAVIEVHEMFRSGAILQAADLANGFMGGRKDFMNATLEDKKIGAKRIADAVRKIGEHSKIPIVIHLDHGKDFDSVKAAIDNGFTSVMIDGSHLPYDKNVELTREVVKYAHPKGVSVEGELGVLAGVEDHVFSETSTYTNPMKVCDFFRKTGVDCLAISYGTMHGASKGKNAKLRKEIAIASMENLRHEGIFGALVSHGSSTVPRYIVEEINNLDGDIQNAYGISVKELMSVIPLGIGKINVDTDIRLAVTRNIREYFLNNPSKQKSDSIGGIWTIMDNNKSAFDPRVYLTPIMDTVLTGNEPDSDVSDITDCIRRGVKEVVGTLIVNFGSVGYAPKIENVSLEEMIKRYKS; encoded by the coding sequence ATGCCAATAGTACCTTTGAGACCTTTGTTGGAAGCTTCAAATAAATATAAATTTGCTCATGGAGCGTTTAACGTCAATGCTGTAGCTCAAGCAGAAGCAGTTATAGAAGTTCATGAAATGTTTCGTTCAGGAGCAATTCTACAAGCAGCAGATTTAGCTAACGGATTTATGGGCGGAAGAAAAGACTTTATGAATGCAACATTAGAAGATAAAAAAATAGGTGCAAAAAGAATAGCAGATGCAGTCAGAAAAATCGGAGAGCATTCTAAAATACCTATCGTCATCCATCTTGACCATGGTAAAGATTTTGATTCTGTAAAAGCAGCTATTGATAATGGATTTACTTCAGTTATGATTGATGGTTCACATTTACCTTATGATAAGAATGTAGAACTTACTAGAGAAGTTGTTAAATATGCTCATCCAAAAGGAGTTTCTGTTGAAGGTGAATTAGGAGTACTTGCAGGAGTTGAAGACCATGTATTCTCTGAAACATCAACTTATACTAATCCAATGAAAGTGTGCGATTTCTTTAGAAAAACAGGTGTTGACTGTCTAGCTATTTCCTATGGAACTATGCACGGAGCTTCAAAAGGAAAGAATGCAAAACTTAGAAAAGAAATAGCTATAGCTTCTATGGAGAACTTAAGACATGAAGGAATCTTCGGAGCTCTAGTATCACACGGTTCATCAACAGTTCCTAGATACATAGTAGAAGAGATCAATAACTTAGATGGAGATATTCAAAATGCATATGGTATCTCTGTAAAGGAATTAATGTCAGTAATACCTTTGGGTATTGGTAAAATAAACGTTGATACAGATATAAGACTAGCAGTTACTCGTAATATAAGAGAATATTTCTTAAATAATCCAAGTAAACAAAAGAGCGATTCCATAGGTGGTATCTGGACTATTATGGATAATAATAAGAGTGCATTCGATCCTAGAGTTTACTTAACACCTATTATGGATACGGTATTAACTGGAAATGAACCAGATAGTGATGTTTCTGATATTACAGATTGTATTAGACGTGGTGTAAAAGAAGTAGTAGGAACATTAATTGTCAATTTTGGTTCAGTAGGATATGCTCCAAAAATCGAAAATGTATCATTAGAAGAAATGATTAAAAGATATAAGAGTTAA
- the metG gene encoding methionine--tRNA ligase — MAKKPFYITTPIYYPSDKLHIGHSYTTVAADTMARYKRMRGYDVMFLTGTDEHGQKIEKVANKQGITPKKYVDNIVDWIKDLWKTMDISYDKFIRTTDKEHEETVQKIFKQLYDKGDIYKGSYEGWYCTPCESFFTERQLEDGKCPDCGRPVDKVKEEAYFFKLSKYQDKLIEYIESHEEFIQPKTRQNEMLNNFLKPGLEDLCVSRTSFEWGIPVEFDKGHVVYVWLDALSNYISALGYSSDNDEKYKKYWPVDVHLVGKEIVRFHTIIWPAMLMALGEPLPKQVFGHGWLVINGGKMSKSKGNVVDPKILVDRYGSDSIRYFLMREIAFGQDGNFTNETLIQRINSDLANDLGNLVSRTVAMIKKYFGDEFLTKFDATEYDKEVEEMALNTVEKVEDVMEQLFFSDALVEIWNLVRRTNKYIDETRPWVLAKEEDKKPELANVLYHLAENLRIISILIEPFMPNTPKLMREQLGITDESIMTWESTKKWGKLSKDIKVNQGNIIFPRIDITKELKDLEEAQKAGKEEPKEVKEEDYISIDDFAKVELKVGEVIDCNKVEGADKLLVSKIKIGSEVRQIVSGIAKSYSPGEMIGKKVIVVTNLKPVKLRGVLSEGMILAASLKKNLVVATVDGDINSGAVVR; from the coding sequence ATGGCAAAAAAACCATTTTACATTACAACACCAATATACTATCCAAGTGATAAGTTGCATATAGGTCATTCATATACAACTGTGGCTGCCGACACTATGGCTAGGTACAAGCGAATGCGTGGTTATGATGTCATGTTTTTAACTGGAACAGATGAACATGGACAAAAAATAGAGAAAGTTGCTAACAAACAGGGGATAACTCCTAAAAAATATGTGGATAACATTGTGGATTGGATAAAAGATCTGTGGAAAACTATGGATATTTCATATGATAAATTCATAAGAACGACAGACAAAGAACACGAAGAAACTGTACAAAAAATATTCAAGCAATTATACGATAAAGGTGATATATACAAGGGTTCATACGAAGGATGGTACTGTACTCCATGTGAATCGTTTTTCACTGAAAGACAATTAGAAGATGGAAAATGCCCAGACTGTGGAAGACCTGTGGATAAAGTTAAAGAAGAAGCATATTTCTTCAAACTTTCAAAATATCAAGACAAACTAATTGAATATATAGAATCACACGAAGAATTTATTCAACCAAAAACAAGACAAAATGAAATGCTTAATAACTTTCTAAAACCAGGACTCGAAGACTTATGTGTTTCTAGAACATCATTTGAATGGGGTATTCCTGTAGAATTTGACAAGGGACATGTAGTTTATGTATGGTTGGATGCATTATCAAACTATATATCAGCACTAGGATACAGCTCAGACAACGATGAAAAATACAAAAAATACTGGCCTGTAGATGTACACTTGGTAGGAAAAGAAATCGTAAGATTCCATACAATAATATGGCCAGCTATGTTGATGGCACTTGGTGAGCCTTTACCAAAACAAGTATTTGGTCATGGATGGTTAGTAATAAATGGCGGAAAAATGTCAAAATCAAAAGGTAATGTAGTAGATCCTAAGATATTAGTAGATAGATATGGTTCAGATTCAATTAGATATTTCTTAATGAGAGAAATAGCTTTTGGACAAGATGGTAACTTTACTAATGAAACACTTATCCAGAGAATTAATTCAGACCTTGCTAATGATTTAGGTAATTTGGTATCTAGAACAGTAGCGATGATCAAAAAATACTTTGGTGACGAATTCCTAACTAAGTTTGATGCTACTGAATATGACAAAGAAGTAGAGGAAATGGCACTTAACACTGTGGAAAAAGTAGAAGATGTCATGGAACAATTATTCTTTAGCGATGCCCTAGTAGAAATATGGAACTTAGTAAGAAGAACTAATAAATACATTGATGAAACAAGACCATGGGTATTGGCAAAAGAAGAAGATAAAAAACCAGAACTTGCAAATGTTCTTTATCACCTAGCAGAAAATCTTAGAATAATATCAATACTTATTGAACCTTTTATGCCTAATACACCAAAGCTGATGAGAGAACAATTAGGAATAACAGATGAAAGTATCATGACTTGGGAAAGTACTAAAAAATGGGGTAAACTATCTAAGGATATAAAAGTTAATCAAGGTAATATCATATTCCCAAGAATAGATATCACTAAAGAGTTAAAAGATTTAGAAGAAGCTCAAAAAGCTGGTAAAGAAGAGCCAAAAGAAGTAAAAGAAGAAGATTACATCTCTATTGATGATTTTGCAAAAGTAGAATTAAAAGTAGGAGAAGTAATTGATTGTAATAAAGTAGAAGGTGCTGATAAATTATTAGTATCTAAAATAAAAATAGGTAGTGAGGTAAGACAAATCGTATCAGGTATAGCAAAGAGTTACTCACCTGGTGAAATGATAGGTAAAAAGGTTATTGTAGTAACTAACCTGAAACCAGTCAAATTAAGAGGTGTCTTATCTGAAGGTATGATATTAGCTGCTTCACTTAAGAAGAACTTAGTTGTAGCAACTGTTGATGGAGACATCAATAGCGGAGCTGTTGTAAGGTAA
- a CDS encoding lactate racemase domain-containing protein produces MKLQFEYGQGLMEANLPDNTDVFIPGETVADPEIIPAEKLEEVTRQSILNPIDLEPISKQVKKGSKVTIIFPDRVKGGFQDNSHRKVSIPIIIEECLKAGVEKKDIKLICSNGLHRKNRKEEIKNILGEKVFNDFYYTHQIVNHDSEDWDNLVDLGYNEYGDRVIMNKDVYESDLAVLIGHTLGNPYGGYSGGYKHSATGITHWKCIGAHHIPRVMHRDDFTPVTKTSLMRQKFDQISQYMEDKMGKKFFCCDAVLDTYQRQIAVFSGYGESIQPLSWDEADKRTFIPWAEKKYDVVVFGMPQNFHYGNGHGTNPILIMQAIAANIIRHKRILSDNCVVICSTICNGYFHDEEFPSYREVYELFQKDYNNTLPDVEKYGEYLSNNKEYIDKYRFNYGYHPYHAFSMISCGHIAEKNCSAVYAVGAYEPGFARGMGMKTRATFEDALKDAKKYVGDNPNILALPKTFRTAGVHLMMKDEVL; encoded by the coding sequence ATGAAATTACAATTTGAATATGGACAAGGATTAATGGAAGCGAATTTACCAGATAATACTGATGTTTTTATTCCAGGAGAAACAGTAGCAGACCCTGAGATTATACCAGCTGAAAAATTGGAAGAGGTAACACGACAATCTATTCTTAATCCAATAGATCTTGAGCCTATTTCTAAACAAGTTAAAAAAGGTTCAAAAGTAACAATTATTTTCCCAGATAGAGTAAAAGGTGGATTCCAAGATAATTCACATAGAAAAGTTTCTATTCCAATCATCATTGAAGAGTGTTTAAAAGCTGGAGTAGAGAAGAAAGACATCAAATTAATCTGTAGTAATGGACTTCATAGAAAGAATAGAAAAGAAGAAATTAAAAATATTTTAGGTGAAAAAGTATTCAACGATTTTTATTATACTCATCAAATAGTTAACCATGATAGTGAAGATTGGGATAATCTTGTAGACCTAGGTTACAATGAATATGGTGATAGAGTAATCATGAACAAAGATGTTTATGAGTCAGATTTAGCAGTTCTTATCGGACATACACTTGGTAATCCTTATGGAGGATATTCAGGAGGATATAAGCATAGTGCTACAGGAATAACTCACTGGAAATGTATAGGTGCCCATCATATTCCAAGAGTTATGCATAGAGATGACTTCACACCTGTTACAAAAACAAGTTTAATGAGACAAAAATTTGACCAGATCAGCCAATACATGGAAGATAAAATGGGTAAAAAATTCTTCTGTTGTGATGCAGTACTAGATACTTATCAAAGACAAATAGCTGTTTTCTCAGGATATGGAGAATCAATTCAGCCATTATCTTGGGACGAGGCTGATAAACGTACATTTATCCCTTGGGCTGAGAAAAAATATGATGTAGTAGTTTTTGGTATGCCTCAAAACTTCCACTATGGTAATGGTCATGGAACCAACCCAATATTAATAATGCAAGCTATCGCTGCTAACATCATTCGTCATAAGCGAATATTAAGTGATAACTGTGTAGTCATATGTTCAACAATCTGTAATGGTTATTTCCATGATGAAGAGTTCCCTTCATATAGAGAAGTATATGAACTATTCCAAAAAGATTATAATAACACTTTACCAGACGTAGAAAAATATGGAGAGTACTTATCTAACAACAAAGAATATATTGATAAATATAGATTTAACTATGGTTATCATCCATATCATGCATTCTCAATGATATCATGTGGACATATTGCTGAGAAAAACTGTTCAGCTGTATATGCAGTAGGAGCTTATGAACCAGGTTTTGCAAGAGGTATGGGTATGAAGACACGTGCTACTTTTGAAGATGCATTAAAAGATGCTAAGAAATATGTTGGAGATAACCCTAATATCTTAGCTTTACCTAAGACTTTCAGAACAGCTGGTGTTCACTTAATGATGAAAGACGAAGTTTTATAG
- a CDS encoding triose-phosphate isomerase, whose product MKEIFVNLKRFDVPVSKGGICPKESSKEWIEWVIAESIRNNLGTLDDITVTYLLPESLLIPAIEKLNSYDEEVRANISLGSEGVYREDVAKGGNFGAFTTNLPAAAAKSMGLSWSIIGHSEERKDKLGIIERFDKDYDSKKASFAVNSMINDEVMCALKQDINVLLCIGETAEERGEGSFEEQKPRIKEVLEEQLQLCLDNTTDVMKDNKIVIGYEPIWAIGPGKTPPGKEYIAFVSECIKDYVKKEFGYDIPVVYGGGLKEENAAMIASIDTINGGLVALTKFVQPVAFEPEGLKNIIMKYC is encoded by the coding sequence ATGAAAGAAATATTTGTGAATCTTAAGAGGTTTGATGTTCCTGTTTCTAAGGGTGGTATTTGTCCTAAGGAAAGTTCCAAGGAATGGATTGAGTGGGTTATTGCTGAGAGTATTAGGAATAATCTTGGTACATTAGATGATATTACAGTTACTTATTTATTGCCAGAATCTCTTTTGATTCCTGCGATAGAGAAGTTGAATAGTTATGATGAAGAGGTTAGAGCTAATATCTCTTTGGGAAGTGAGGGTGTTTATAGAGAGGATGTTGCTAAAGGTGGTAATTTTGGTGCTTTTACTACTAATTTGCCAGCAGCTGCAGCTAAGAGTATGGGACTTAGCTGGTCTATAATTGGACACTCTGAGGAAAGAAAAGATAAGCTTGGTATTATTGAGAGATTTGATAAGGATTATGATAGTAAGAAAGCTTCTTTTGCGGTTAATTCAATGATAAATGATGAAGTTATGTGTGCGTTAAAGCAAGATATCAATGTTTTATTATGTATTGGAGAAACAGCAGAGGAAAGAGGAGAAGGGTCTTTTGAAGAGCAGAAACCTCGTATCAAAGAAGTCTTAGAAGAGCAATTACAGTTATGTCTTGATAATACAACTGATGTAATGAAGGATAATAAAATTGTTATTGGTTATGAACCTATATGGGCGATTGGACCAGGTAAGACACCACCAGGAAAAGAGTATATAGCATTTGTTTCAGAGTGTATCAAGGATTATGTTAAGAAAGAATTTGGATATGATATACCTGTAGTATATGGTGGAGGATTGAAGGAAGAGAATGCAGCTATGATTGCAAGTATCGATACAATCAATGGTGGTCTAGTTGCACTTACAAAATTCGTTCAGCCTGTTGCATTTGAGCCAGAAGGATTAAAAAATATAATTATGAAATATTGTTAA